From one Dehalogenimonas sp. THU2 genomic stretch:
- a CDS encoding helix-turn-helix transcriptional regulator gives MFKVILNKDNLERAMLRQNLSRKLLAREIGLSASYLSRVLNGKQNPTASVRQALLQYFKGCSFDDFFTIQEDGAGDVN, from the coding sequence GTTCAAGGTGATTTTGAACAAGGACAACCTCGAAAGAGCAATGCTTCGCCAAAATTTGTCACGGAAACTGTTGGCCCGAGAGATCGGACTTTCGGCAAGCTACCTGTCCCGCGTCTTGAACGGCAAACAGAATCCGACAGCTTCGGTTCGCCAGGCTCTACTCCAATATTTCAAAGGCTGTTCGTTCGATGACTTTTTCACTATCCAGGAAGATGGAGCCGGTGA